A window of the Lactuca sativa cultivar Salinas chromosome 7, Lsat_Salinas_v11, whole genome shotgun sequence genome harbors these coding sequences:
- the LOC111903191 gene encoding uncharacterized protein At3g52155, chloroplastic, which yields MVMVVCSSCMLRPFQSPVVSLAATESPSSSSSSSSSSLFKNIRHKHKPGFHRPQSQPLVIETTLAETSKEDSSVPSRRLILLRHAKSSWEDRSLKDHDRPLKKAGEADAIQVAYKLQQLGWIPELILSSDATRTRQTLKIMQEHVGSFLEAEIHFISSFYSIAAMDGQTTDHLQQAICKYARDEILTVMCMGHNRGWEEAASTLSGASIQLKTCNAALLQAAGKSWEEAFLLAGHGGWKLQQLVKPNGGP from the exons ATGGTAATGGTGGTGTGTAGCAGCTGTATGTTACGGCCGTTCCAATCGCCGGTGGTCTCCTTAGCAGCGACAGAATCACCATCGTCATCGTCGTCGTCGTCTTCATCTTCATTATTTAAGAACATCAGGCATAAGCATAAGCCTGGATTTCATCGTCCTCAATCTCAACCACTGGTCATCGAGACTACGCTGGCCGAGACTTCCAAGGAGGATTCCAGTGTTCCATCTCGACGCTTGATTCTGCTTCGTCATGCAAAAAGCTCATGGGAGGATCGCTCACTTAAAG ACCATGATCGACCTCTGAAGAAAGCTGGAGAAGCTGATGCTATACAAGTCGCTTACAAGCTCCAACAGTTGGGTTGGATTCCTGAGCTTATTTTATCAAG TGATGCAACAAGAACAAGGCAAACTCTTAAAATCATGCAGGAGCATGTAGGGTCATTCTTGGAAGCTGAGATACATTTCATCTCAAGCTTTTATTCTATTGCAGCAATGGATGGGCAGACAACTGATCATCTTCAACAAGCAATCTGTAAATATGCCAGAGATGAGATACTTACAGTTAT GTGTATGGGACATAATAGAGGGTGGGAGGAGGCAGCCTCCACTTTATCTGGTGCCTCCATACAACTCAAGACTTGTAATGCTGCGTTGCTTCAAGCTGCTGGAAAATCATGGGAAGAG GCATTTCTTTTGGCGGGACATGGTGGGTGGAAACTACAACAATTAGTCAAGCCAAATGGTGGCCCTTAG
- the LOC111899343 gene encoding pyrophosphate-energized membrane proton pump 2 isoform X1, with amino-acid sequence MDDAMETGNLAPYQERPRTFPNMRSKPNTPLVFRILMTMNVRLLFVLMFVVFGGIFYIGASTSPIIVFVFSICIVSFILSIYLTKWVLAKDEGPPEMAQISDAIRDGAEGFFKTQYGTISKMALFLAVVIFGIYMFRTTTPQQEASGIGRLTSASITVFSFLLGAVCSGMAGYVGMWVSVRANVRVSSAARRSAREALQIAVRAGGFSALVVVGMAVIGVAILYATFYVWLGVDTPGSMKVTDLPLLLVGYGFGASFVALFAQLGGGIFTKAADVGADLVGKVEQGIPEDDPRNPAVIADLVGDNVGDCAARGADLFESIAAEIISAMILGGTMAQKCKIEDPSGFILFPLVIHSFDLIISSVGIFSIRATRDPGAMGGMEDPMTILQKGYSITIVLAVITFGFTTRWMLYTEQAPSAWFNFALCGLVGITTAYLFVWITQYYTDYKHEPVRRLALSSSTGHGTNIIAGISLGLESTALPVLVISVAIVSAFWLGNTSGLVDEAGNPTGGLFGTAVATMGMLSTAAYVLTMDMFGPIADNAGGIVEMSQQPESVREITDILDAAGNTTKATTKGFAIGSAALASFLLFSAYMDEVASFARVPFAQVDIAIPEVFVGGLLGSMLIFLFSAWACAAVGRTAQEVVNEVRRQFIERPGIMEYKDKPDYGRCVAIVAAASLREMIKPGALAVISPIFIGIVFRILGYYTGHPLLGAKVVASMLMFATVSGILMALFFNTAGGAWDNAKKYIETGALGGKGSESHKAAVTGDTVGDPFKDTAGPSLHVLIKMLATITLVMAPVFL; translated from the exons ATGGATGATGCCATGGAGACTGGTAATTTGGCTCCTTACCAAGAGAGACCTAGGACTTTTCCAAACATGCGCAGTAAACCTAACACACCACTG GTATTTCGAATTCTCATGACAATGAATGTCCGTCTACTTTTTGTGCTTATGTTCGTGGTATTTGGAGGAATTTTTTACATTGGAGCTAGCACCTCACCGATCATTGTGTTTGTGTTCTCAATATGCATTGTGAGTTTCATCTTATCAATATATCTCACTAAGTGGGTACTTGCAAAAGATGAAGGCCCCCCTGAGATGGCTCAGATATCAGATGCAATACGTGATGGAGCAGAGGGTTTTTTTAAGACCCAATACGGGACAATTTCTAAAATGGCATTATTTTTAGCAGTGGTGATATTTGGTATATATATGTTTCGCACTACAACCCCTCAACAAGAAGCTTCAGGCATAGGGAG GTTAACTTCTGCGTCCATCActgtcttttcttttcttttaggaGCTGTATGCTCTGGAATGGCTGGTTATGTTGGCATGTGGGTTTCTGTACGTGCTAATGTTCGTGTTTCAAGTGCTGCAAGAAGGTCTGCAAGAGAGGCTTTACAg ataGCGGTTCGTGCTGGTGGTTTCTCTGCCTTGGTGGTGGTTGGTATGGCTGTGATTGGTGTTGCAATCCTGTATGCAACATTCTATGTTTGGTTGGGTGTGGACACACCAGGGTCAATGAAGGTTACTGACT TGCCTCTTCTTCTTGTGGGATATGGTTTTGGAGCTTCATTTGTAGCCCTTTTTGCTCAATTGGGTGGTGGAATATTTACAAAAGCTGCTGATGTTGGTGCTGACCTTGTTGGAAAAGTAGAACAGGGAATACCTGAAGATGATCCTCGGAATCCAGCTGTCATTGCTGACCTG GTTGGAGATAATGTCGGTGATTGTGCAGCAAGAGGAGCTGATTTATTCGAGAGTATAGCTGCTGAAATAATCAGTGCTATGATACTTGGAGGAACCATGGCTCAAAAATGCAAAATTGAAG ATCCATCCGGATTCATCTTATTCCCTTTGGTTATCCATTCATTCGAtctcataatctcatcagtgGGGATCTTTTCAATCCGTGCCACACGTGATCCTGGAGCAATGGGAGGTATGGAGGATCCCATGACAATACTCCAAAAAGGATATTCCATCACAATAGTTTTAGCAGTTATCACTTTTGGTTTCACAACACGTTGGATGCTGTACACAGAACAAGCTCCTTCTGCTTGGTTTAATTTTGCTCTATGTGGATTGGTTGGAATCACAACTGCTTACCTTTTTGTCTGGATCACTCAGTATTACACAGACTATAAACATGAGCCTGTAAGGAGATTAGCTCTTTCAAGTTCAACAGGTCATGGGACTAATATTATTGCTGGGATTAGTTTGGGTTTGGAATCTACTGCTCTTCCTGTTCTTGTGATTAGTGTGGCTATTGTTTCTGCTTTTTGGTTGGGGAATACTTCAGGGTTGGTTGATGAGGCTGGGAATCCAACTGGTGGATTGTTTGGGACAGCTGTTGCCACAATGGGGATGCTTAGTACTGCAGCTTATGTTTTGACTATGGATATGTTTGGACCTATTGCCGATAATGCTGGTGGGATTGTTGAGATGAGTCAGCAg CCTGAAAGTGTTCGAGAGATCACTGATATTTTGGATGCAGCTGGGAACACCACAAAAGCAACCACAAAAGGGTTTGCCATTGGATCCGCTGCACTTGCATCTTTTCTTTTGTTCAGTGCGTATATGGATGAGGTGGCATCATTTGCTCGGGTCCCATTTGCACAG GTTGACATTGCTATTCCAGAAGTATTTGTGGGTGGGTTATTGGGGTCCATGCTTATCTTCCTTTTCAGTGCATGGGCCTGTGCTGCAGTCGGTAGGACTGCCCAGGAGGTTGTCAATGAAGTAAGAAGACAGTTCATTGAGAGGCCAGGCATCATG GAGTACAAGGATAAACCGGATTACGGGAGATGTGTTGCAATTGTGGCTGCTGCATCTCTGAGAGAGATGATAAAACCTGGAGCCTTAGCGGTTATATCACCTATATTTATTG GGATTGTGTTTCGGATATTGGGTTACTATACTGGGCACCCGTTACTAGGGGCAAAAGTAGTGGCATCCATGTTAATGTTTGCGACAGTTTCTGGTATTCTAATGGCTCTGTTCTTCAACACTGCTGGTGGTGCATGGGATAATGCTAAAAAATATATAGAAACCGGTGCACTTGGAGGAAAAGGAAGTGAAAGCCATAAAGCAGCAGTTACTGGTGATAC GGTAGGTGACCCGTTCAAAGACACAGCTGGGCCTTCGCTTCATGTGCTTATAAAGATGCTTGCAACGATAACACTGGTCATGGCTCCAGTCTTTCTGTGA
- the LOC111899343 gene encoding pyrophosphate-energized membrane proton pump 2 isoform X2 encodes MDDAMETGNLAPYQERPRTFPNMRSKPNTPLVFRILMTMNVRLLFVLMFVVFGGIFYIGASTSPIIVFVFSICIVSFILSIYLTKWVLAKDEGPPEMAQISDAIRDGAEGFFKTQYGTISKMALFLAVVIFGIYMFRTTTPQQEASGIGRLTSASITVFSFLLGAVCSGMAGYVGMWVSVRANVRVSSAARRSAREALQIAVRAGGFSALVVVGMAVIGVAILYATFYVWLGVDTPGSMKVTDLPLLLVGYGFGASFVALFAQLGGGIFTKAADVGADLVGKVEQGIPEDDPRNPAVIADLVGDNVGDCAARGADLFESIAAEIISAMILGGTMAQKCKIEDPSGFILFPLVIHSFDLIISSVGIFSIRATRDPGAMGGMEDPMTILQKGYSITIVLAVITFGFTTRWMLYTEQAPSAWFNFALCGLVGITTAYLFVWITQYYTDYKHEPVRRLALSSSTGHGTNIIAGISLGLESTALPVLVISVAIVSAFWLGNTSGLVDEAGNPTGGLFGTAVATMGMLSTAAYVLTMDMFGPIADNAGGIVEMSQQPESVREITDILDAAGNTTKATTKGFAIGSAALASFLLFSAYMDEVASFARVPFAQVDIAIPEVFVGGLLGSMLIFLFSAWACAAVGRTAQEVVNEVRRQFIERPGIMEYKDKPDYGRCVAIVAAASLREMIKPGALAVISPIFIGIVFRILGYYTGHPLLGAKVVASMLMFATVSGILMALFFNTAGGAWDNAKKYIETGALGGKGSESHKAAVTGDT; translated from the exons ATGGATGATGCCATGGAGACTGGTAATTTGGCTCCTTACCAAGAGAGACCTAGGACTTTTCCAAACATGCGCAGTAAACCTAACACACCACTG GTATTTCGAATTCTCATGACAATGAATGTCCGTCTACTTTTTGTGCTTATGTTCGTGGTATTTGGAGGAATTTTTTACATTGGAGCTAGCACCTCACCGATCATTGTGTTTGTGTTCTCAATATGCATTGTGAGTTTCATCTTATCAATATATCTCACTAAGTGGGTACTTGCAAAAGATGAAGGCCCCCCTGAGATGGCTCAGATATCAGATGCAATACGTGATGGAGCAGAGGGTTTTTTTAAGACCCAATACGGGACAATTTCTAAAATGGCATTATTTTTAGCAGTGGTGATATTTGGTATATATATGTTTCGCACTACAACCCCTCAACAAGAAGCTTCAGGCATAGGGAG GTTAACTTCTGCGTCCATCActgtcttttcttttcttttaggaGCTGTATGCTCTGGAATGGCTGGTTATGTTGGCATGTGGGTTTCTGTACGTGCTAATGTTCGTGTTTCAAGTGCTGCAAGAAGGTCTGCAAGAGAGGCTTTACAg ataGCGGTTCGTGCTGGTGGTTTCTCTGCCTTGGTGGTGGTTGGTATGGCTGTGATTGGTGTTGCAATCCTGTATGCAACATTCTATGTTTGGTTGGGTGTGGACACACCAGGGTCAATGAAGGTTACTGACT TGCCTCTTCTTCTTGTGGGATATGGTTTTGGAGCTTCATTTGTAGCCCTTTTTGCTCAATTGGGTGGTGGAATATTTACAAAAGCTGCTGATGTTGGTGCTGACCTTGTTGGAAAAGTAGAACAGGGAATACCTGAAGATGATCCTCGGAATCCAGCTGTCATTGCTGACCTG GTTGGAGATAATGTCGGTGATTGTGCAGCAAGAGGAGCTGATTTATTCGAGAGTATAGCTGCTGAAATAATCAGTGCTATGATACTTGGAGGAACCATGGCTCAAAAATGCAAAATTGAAG ATCCATCCGGATTCATCTTATTCCCTTTGGTTATCCATTCATTCGAtctcataatctcatcagtgGGGATCTTTTCAATCCGTGCCACACGTGATCCTGGAGCAATGGGAGGTATGGAGGATCCCATGACAATACTCCAAAAAGGATATTCCATCACAATAGTTTTAGCAGTTATCACTTTTGGTTTCACAACACGTTGGATGCTGTACACAGAACAAGCTCCTTCTGCTTGGTTTAATTTTGCTCTATGTGGATTGGTTGGAATCACAACTGCTTACCTTTTTGTCTGGATCACTCAGTATTACACAGACTATAAACATGAGCCTGTAAGGAGATTAGCTCTTTCAAGTTCAACAGGTCATGGGACTAATATTATTGCTGGGATTAGTTTGGGTTTGGAATCTACTGCTCTTCCTGTTCTTGTGATTAGTGTGGCTATTGTTTCTGCTTTTTGGTTGGGGAATACTTCAGGGTTGGTTGATGAGGCTGGGAATCCAACTGGTGGATTGTTTGGGACAGCTGTTGCCACAATGGGGATGCTTAGTACTGCAGCTTATGTTTTGACTATGGATATGTTTGGACCTATTGCCGATAATGCTGGTGGGATTGTTGAGATGAGTCAGCAg CCTGAAAGTGTTCGAGAGATCACTGATATTTTGGATGCAGCTGGGAACACCACAAAAGCAACCACAAAAGGGTTTGCCATTGGATCCGCTGCACTTGCATCTTTTCTTTTGTTCAGTGCGTATATGGATGAGGTGGCATCATTTGCTCGGGTCCCATTTGCACAG GTTGACATTGCTATTCCAGAAGTATTTGTGGGTGGGTTATTGGGGTCCATGCTTATCTTCCTTTTCAGTGCATGGGCCTGTGCTGCAGTCGGTAGGACTGCCCAGGAGGTTGTCAATGAAGTAAGAAGACAGTTCATTGAGAGGCCAGGCATCATG GAGTACAAGGATAAACCGGATTACGGGAGATGTGTTGCAATTGTGGCTGCTGCATCTCTGAGAGAGATGATAAAACCTGGAGCCTTAGCGGTTATATCACCTATATTTATTG GGATTGTGTTTCGGATATTGGGTTACTATACTGGGCACCCGTTACTAGGGGCAAAAGTAGTGGCATCCATGTTAATGTTTGCGACAGTTTCTGGTATTCTAATGGCTCTGTTCTTCAACACTGCTGGTGGTGCATGGGATAATGCTAAAAAATATATAGAAACCGGTGCACTTGGAGGAAAAGGAAGTGAAAGCCATAAAGCAGCAGTTACTGGTGATACGTGA